The DNA window GTAAGGTCCGGTCACGGCCACGTTGCGCAGCGTCGGCACCTTGAACTTGCCCGCCTCTGCAGGATCCTCGACCGCCGGATTGGCCAAAAGCCCGAGATCTGGCCCTGCGGCGCCGTTGACCTCGCGCGCTGCCGCATTCGCCGGAACGCCGATATTGTGATAGCTGTAATCGGTGAAGGTCTCATCCGCGGCCATCGGCGACTTGCGCAGCTGATGGCACAGATTGCAGTTGGTGAATTGCTGCGAGAAGAACAGAAGCCGGCCAAGCTCTTCCTTGTCCGTCAGTTGAACTTCGCCGCGCAAGTATCTGTCATATCTGGAATCAAAGGGCGCGAAACGATCGGTCTCCTCGAACGCGGCAATGGCGGAGGTCGCGGCGCGGAAGACGGCTTCGGGATCGTCGGGCGTCGCGTCGCCGTAAAGCGCGCTCAGCGTCGCGCCATAGCGCGGATTCTCGAGGATGCGGGCGGCCGCCTCCCCGACATCGTCGAGCCCCATCTCGATCGGATTCAGCGGCGGTCCGGCCGCCTGCTCGGCCAGACCGGCGGCGCGGCCGTCATGGAACTGGCCGCCGATATAGATGCCGTCGGCGCGCCGGCCGAAGGGCGGTGAGAACCGGGCATAGGCGGCGGTCGGCGTGTTGCGGTCGCCAAGCGACTGCCCATCCGCACCGAGCGAGACCGCCCGCCCGGCCAGCGTCGGCCGCGGGTCGGTGAAGGCATGGTCCGGATCGTGGCAGGTGGCACAGGCCTGGCTCCGCGACTTCGAGAGATTGACGTCGAAGAACAGCGCCTCGCCGAAAGCCTCGGGAGAGCTGTAGGCCCCCTCCTCCGGCTCGGCAGCGCCAAGCGTGCCGCCTGTCAGCAGCGCCGCAACCAGCGCCAGTCCGGCTCCCGTACCGGTTCGTTTCATCTTTCCGATCCCCTGCTCGCTCAGATCATCGCGGCCGGCTGCGTCCTGAGCCGCCCCGAACCCGCGCGCAGCATAGGGACCGCCCGCGCCGGGATCAATTCCTGAGAAAAAAAATCGGAAACGCCGGGCCGGAAACAATCGAACGGAAACACTCGACCGGAAATGCCCGGCCGACCTCAGCCGAGGGCGTAGCCTGCCCCGCGGACCGTGCGAACCGGATCCGGGCCGCCATGTTGGCACAGCGCCTTCCGCAGCCGCCCGATATGGACATCGACGGTGCGGGTATCGACATAGATGTCGCGCCCCCAGACCCGGTCGAGAAGCTGTTCGCGGCTCCAGACCCGGCCGGGCTTTTCCATGAAGGTCGAGAGCAGCCGGAATTCGGTCGGGCCGAGCTTCAACGGCTTTTCCGAACGGAACACCTTGTGGGTTTCGGCATCGAGCAGGATGTCCTCGAATTCGAGCCGCTGGCCCACGGTCGCCGGACGGGTGCGCCGCAGCTGGGCGCGGACCCGCGCCATCAGCTCGACCACCGAATAAGGCTTGACCACATAGTCGTCGGCGCCGGTTTCCAGCCCGCGGACCCGGTCGACCTCCTCCGAGCGGGCCGAGAGCATGATGATCGGCACGCCCCGGGTCTCGGGCCGGGTCTTCAGACGACGGCAGACCTCGATCCCCGAGACCGAGGGCAGCATCCAGTCCAGCACGATGATGTCGGGCGCGTGCTCCTCGACCAGCAAAAGCGCCTCTTCGCCATTCCCGGCCTTCGAGACCCGGAAGCCTTCGGCCTGCAGGTTGTAGGCCAGAACTTCGCGCTGCGCGGGTTCGTCCTCGACGATCAGGATGGTCGGCTGTTCGCTCGGGCTCATCGGCTCAACTCCTGAGCGTTTCGACCGAGGTGCGGTCGGCCTTGGGCCGGTCGTCCTCGGGCATGTGGCCGGTGGCCAGGTAGATCACCTGCTCGGCGATGGAGGTGACATGATCGCCCATGCGCTCGATGTTCTTGGCGATGAAATGCAGATGCATGCAGGCGGTGATGTTGCGCGGATCCTCCATCATGAAGGTCAGGAATTCGCGGAACAAGGCATTATACATCTGGTCGACCTCGAGATCGCGCTGGCGCACATCCTCGGCCAGTTCGGCATCGCGCTGGATATAGGCGTCGAGCGCATCCTTCAGCATCAGCTCGACCGCCTTGGCCATCCGCCGGATCGCCCCGGCCGCGCCCTCCATCGGGGCCATCTGCACCAGGACGCCGGTGCGCTTGGCCATGTTCTTGGCATAATCGCCGCAGCGTTCGAGATTGGCCGAGATCTTCATCACCGACAGCACCGTGCGCAGATCGCCGGCCGAGGGCTGGCGCAGCGCAAGCAGCCGCGCGGCCTCCTCGTTGACCTGTTCCTCGAGCGCGTCGATGGCCTTGTCGCCGTCGCGCACGCGCTCGGCCAGTTCCTCGTCGCGCGTCTCGAGCGAGGTCGCGGCCTCGAGGATCGCGATCTCGACCAGCCCGCCCATCTTCATGATGAGCGCTTGGATCGATTCGAGCTCGCGGTCGTAGGATTTGACGATATGCGGGTCTTTCATAACATCCGACATGAAAGGTCCTTTCTCAGCCGATGCGGCCGGTGATGTAGCTCTCGGTGCGGGGATCGCCCGGATTTGTGAAGATCTTCGCCGTCTCGCCATATTCGACCAGACTGCCGAGATGGAAAAACGCGGTGCGCTGGCTGACGCGCGCGGCCTGCTGCATCGAATGGGTCACGATCACCACCGAATATTGCGTGCGCAGCTCGTCGATCAGCTCCTCGACCTGGGCGGTGGCGATCGGGTCGAGCGCCGAGCAGGGCTCGTCCATCAGCAAAACCTCGGGTTCGGTCGCGACGGCGCGGGCGATGCAGAGCCGTTGCTGCTGGCCGCCCGAAAGCCCGGTGCCGGGTGCCTGCAGGCGGTCCTTGACCTCGTCCCAGATCGCCGCGCGCCGCAGCGAGCGCTCGACGATCTCGTCCAGATCGGCCTTGCTGCGGGCCAGCCCGTGGATGCGCGGCCCGTAGGCGACATTGTCATAGATCGACTTGGGAAACGGGTTCGGCTTCTGGAACACCATGCCGACCTTGGCGCGCAGCTGCACCGGATCCACGCGCGGATCGTAGATGTCCTCGCCGTCCAGACGGATGTCGCCCTCGACCCGGCAGATGTCGATGGTGTCGTTCATCCGGTTCAGGCAGCGCAGGAAGGTGGATTTGCCGCAGCCCGAGGGGCCGATGAAGGCGGTCACGGTCTTGTCCGCGATATCGATATCGACATCGCGGATGGCCTGGCTGTTGCCGTAATAGACCTGGCAGCCATGGGCCGCGATCTTGGTCTCTCCGGTCACCGTCGCCCGCGCAAGATCGGAATTGTCATACATGTCGGAGGTCCTTTCGCAGCCGATCACCACCGGCGCTCGAAGCGGCGGCGCAGCAGGATGGCGATGATGTTCATTGTCATCAGGAAGACGAGCAGCAGGATGATGCCGCCCCAGGCCCGTTCATAGAAGGCCGGATCGGCGCGCTTGGCCCATTCGTAGATCTGGGCCGGCATGGCCGAGTTCGGCGCCATGAAGCCCGAGGCGACGCCGTCGGGATAGTTCGAGGCGACAAAGCCCACCATCCCGATCAGCAGAAGCGGCGCGGTTTCGCCCAGCGCCTGGGCCAGCCCGAGGATGGTGCCGGTCAGGATGCCGGGCATCGCCAGCGGCAGCACATGGTGGAACACCGCCTGCATCTTCGAGGCCCCTACCCCCAGGGCCGCATCGCGGATCGAGGGCGGCACCGCCTTCAGCGCGGCGCGGGTCGAGATGATGATGGTCGGCAGCGTCATCAGCGACAGCACCAGCCCGCCGACCAGCGGCGCGGATTGCGGCAGATGCACGAACTGGATGAAGACCGCGAGCCCGAGGATCCCGAAGACGATCGAGGGCACGGCGGCGAGATTGGAAATGTTCACCTCGATCAGGTCGGTGATGCGGTTCTGCGGCGCGAATTCCTCGAGATAGATCGAGGCCCCGACCCCGATCGGCAGCGCCAACGCCAGCACCACGATCATCATGTAGAACGACCCCAGCATGGCGACGCCGATCCCGGCCTGTTCGGGGCGCGCGTCCGAGGCGTCGGGCCCGGTGATGAAGGCAAGGTTGAAGGCCTTGGTCGCGATGCCCGCCTCGCGCAGCTTGTCGATCAGATCCAGGTGGGCCGCGTCGAGGTTCTTGTCGCGCTCGATCGAGGCGCGGCTGACGCGTCCCTTGAGATAGCCGTCGACCCGCGACGAGGCGAGGATGCGCACCGTCACGGTCTGGCCGATCAGGCTTGGATCGGCCAGCACCATGTCGCGCAGGGTCGAGCGTGCCCCGTCCGAGAACAGCTTGTCGAGCGGCGAGGAAAAGCCCTTGATCATGGCATCGGCCAGCGGCGTCTCGATGCCATGGGCCTCGATCTCGCGCAGCATCGCCTCGCGCAGCAGCGGCGAATAGGCGAAGGTCTTGACCGACTTGATATCGTCCAGATTGCGAGTGCCGGTCTTGTCCAGCACATCCTCGCGGAATTCGATCTGCAGCGTGTAGCCGGTCTGCTGGAAGGCGCCGATCCCGTTGGTGACGATGGCGTAAAGCAGCGCCGCGAGGAAGAAGAGCCCGATGCCGACCGCCACGATCCCGTAAAGCCGGAACCGGGTCTCGGCGGCGTTGCGGCGGCGGGTGCGGGCATCGGCCGTCAAAAGCGAGCCTGTGCGGGCGGGTGCGGCCGGAACCGGGCGCACATCCGAGACGGGGATGTCGGTCATTCGTACTGCTCCCGGTACTTGCGCACGATATAAAGGGCAAAGATGTTCAGCCCCAGCGTGATGACGAAAAGCGTCATCCCCAGCGCGAAGGCGACCAGCGCCTCGGGGCTTGCGAAATCGGCATCGCCGGTCAGCTGGCTGACGATCTTGGCGGTCACGGTCGTCATCGCATCGAAGGGGTTCATCGACAGCTTGGCCGCGGCCCCTGCCCCCAGCACCACGATCATGGTCTCGCCGATGGCCCGGCTCGCGGCCAGCAGGATCGCGCCCACGATGCCCGGCAGCGCTGCCGGAAGCACCACCTGCTTGACGGTCTCGGACCGGGTCGCGCCCAGCCCGAGCGAGCCGTCGCGCATCGATTGCGGCACCGCGTTGATGATGTCATCGGACAGCGAGCTGACGAAGGGGATCAGCATGATGCCCATCACCAGCCCCGCCGTAATCACCGCCGTTCCGGCCTGCATCAGCCCGACCCCGTCCTGGCCGAAGACCTTCAGCAGCAGCGGCCCGACCGTCAAGAGCGCGAACAGCCCGTAGACGATGGTGGGAATGCCCGCCAGCACCTCGAGCATGGGCTTGGCGACGGCGCGGACATGGGAGGAGGCGTATTCCGACAGGTAAAGTGCCGCGAAAAGCCCGATCGGCACCGACACCGCCAGCGCGATGACCGAGATGTAGAAGGTGCCCCACAGAAGTGGCAGGATGCCAAGCTCGGAGCCGCCGCCGAAGCTGGGGCTCCAGGTGGTGCCGAAGAAGAACTCCCGCGCGGGATAAAGCCGGAAGAAATCGATGGTGTTGAAGATCAGCGACAGCACGATGCCGATGGTGGTCAGTATGGCGACGGTCGCGGCGAAGATCAGGGCATAGCGGATGCCTGTCTCGACCGAATTGCGGGCGCGGAAGGTCGGCGTGGTGCGGATCAGCGACAGCGCGAAGCCGCCCATCGCCAGCGCCAGCACCGCCACTGTCATCGCGATCCGGCCCTCGCCCGACAGCGTGCGATAGCGCTGAGCGGCGTAAAGCTCGGGCGCGCCGACATTCGATCCCAGCGCCACGCCGACCGCGCCCAGCCGGTTACGGATATCGGTAAAGCCGGCGCGGATGTCGCGCGCCTCGCGGCGGGTCATCTCGCCCTCGGCCACCGCCTTGTCGAGCCCCTCGGCCACCCGGCGCACATCGCTCATCACCAGACCGCGTGTCGTGCCCCCGGTGATGGCCGCCTCGGGCAGCAGCGCCGAAACCCGCGCATCGATGGCGACGGGCTGAACCAGCAGCCAGACCCCCAGCATCAGGAAGGCCGGAACCATGGTCACAAGCGCCACATTGGTGCCGTAATAGGCCGGCAGCGAATGCAGCAGGCGTATGTCGCCCCCCGCCCCGCCAAGCGCCCGGCGCCGTCCCAGCACGAAGCCGAGCGCGCCCAGGGCGAGCAGGATGAGGACGAGCCAGAAAACAGGCATGACCGCTCCGTCTTTGAAATGACAATCCCTCGAACCGGGGCGGGCAGCCGGTCCGCCGCCCGCCCCGAAGTCGAGGGCTTAGTTGCTCATGGTTTCTTCGTTGGCAACCTTCGCCTGGGTCGCGGCCAGCTCGGGGTCGGACACGAGGCCATAGGCCGCCAGCGGGCCGTCGGGGCCGGCCATCTCGTCAGAGACGAAGAATTCGGCGAATTCCTTCAGGCCGGGGATCACGCCGATATGGGCCTTCTTGATGTAGAAGTAGAGCGGGCGCGACACCGGGTAATCGCCCGAGGCGATGGTCTCGGTCGAGGGCGCGACACCCGACATGGTCGCCACTTTCAGCGTGTCGGTGTTGTTCTCGTAGAAGGCCAGTCCGAACACGCCGATGCCGTTCGGGTTGGAATCGATCCGGGCCAGCGTCTCGGTATAGTCGCCGTCGATATCGACCGAGCGGCCATCGGTGCGGACGGTCTTGCAGGCCTTCTCGGCGGCTTTCTCGTCCAGCCCCATGGCTTCCATCTCGGCCATCGCGCCGGTCTCTTCACAGCCCTGGATCAGGACCTTTTCCTCGAACACTTCACGGGTGCCATGCTTGGTGCCGGGGATGAAGGCGGCGATGTCGACGGCGGGCAGCTCGGGATTGGCATCGGCCCAGGTCGCGTTCGGATTGGCGACCATCTTGCCGTCGACCGGCAGCTCGGCGGCCAGCGCGCGATAGATGTCGGCGGGCGTGAAGGCGGTGAAGGCGGGGCCGTTCAGCTGGCTCGCGAAGACGATGCCGTCATAGCCGATCCGGACCTCGATGATGTCCGAGACGCCATTGGCCTTGCAGGCCTCGACTTCCTTGTCCTTGATCGCGCGCGACGCGTTCGCGATGTCGATCGAGGTTTCGCCGACGCCTTCGCAGAAGCGTTTCAGGCCGGCCGAGGAGCCGCCCGATTCCACCACCGGGGTCGGAAAGTCGAAATTCTCGCCGAAGGCCTCGGCGACGATCGAGGCATAGGGCAGCACGGTCGAGGACCCGGCCACCTGCACATTGTCGCGCGCGGCGGCGGCGGTCGCGGAAACGGCGGCGATGGCCAGTGCCGAGGCGGTCAGTTTCGCAAGGGACATGGAAAGCTCCTGATTGGTTCTGGCCACCCGGTTTCCGGCGGCCTCGGGCGGGTCGTAATCCTGCGTCGCCAATCTTTTGTGACAAATGCGTAACGGTTTCATGACAAGCGCCCGGCCCGGCCGCGACATCTTGTGTCGATGCGCAATTATGCCGCCTCAGGTTGCTAAATCGTTGGAAGCGTCACCGAAAACGTGCTTCCCTTGCCGGGCGTGCTGTCGATGCGGAAACGGCCGCGATGCCGGTTGACGATATGCTTGACGATCGCAAGCCCCAGACCGGTGCCGCCCATCTCGCGCGAGCGGTGGTTGTCGACACGGTAGAACCGCTCTGTCAGGCGCGGGATATGCACCGGGTCGAAACCCTCGCCTTCGTCGATCACGTCGACCCTGAGGCCGGGGCCGCGAAAGGCCAACTCGCGTTCCGAGCGGGTCATCTCCAGCCGCAGAACGCCGCCCGAGCCGCCATATTTGATGCCGTTCTCGATGAGGTTGTGAAACACCTGGGTCAGCTGGTCCTCGTCGCCCAGCACAGGCGCCTCCGCCTCGGCCCCGCTCAGCGTCAGCGCGACCCCGGCCTCCTCGGCAAGCGGGCGCAGGGTCTGCACCGCGCTGCGCAACAGCGCCGCCACATCGACCCGCGCACCGGGCCGCATCCGTTCCTCGGCCTCGACCCGGCTGAGCGACAGAAGGTCGGCTACCAGCCGGTTCATGCGCTCGGCCTCGCGCGCCATGATGCCGAGAAACCGCTCGCGCGCCGACTCGTCATCGCGCGCAGGCCCGCGCAGCGTCTCGATGAACCCCATCAGCGCGGTCAGCGGCGTCTTCAGTTCGTGACTGACATTGGCGACGAAATCGCGACGGATCTGCCCGGCCTGCTCGAGATCGGAAATGTCGGTGAAGCTGAGCACCACGCCGCCCGCGGCGACCCCGACGAGCGGGCTGGCGGTGACGTCATAGGTCGTGTCGCGGCCAAGCGCGCTGCGCGGATAGCGCGCCCGGCGGGGCTGACGCAGCCGCAGGGCCTCCTCGACGCAGTCGAGCAGCGCCGGATGGCGCAGGACGGTGATGTAATGCCGCCCGGCGCCGGCCGCCCCGAACAGCGCCTCGGCGGCGCCGTTCATGCCGCTGATCCGCTCGTCCGCCCCGATCAGCAGAACCGGAACCGGCACCCCGGCGATGATCGACAATCCGAGAGATTCGTTCACCTTTCACCCCATTGCGGCAATGACCCCGGTCGCCCCTGACGTGACGGCCAAACGCGACGGAACCGACCTTTAGGCAATTGCCAGATTGGACGGTCTCGCGCTATAGGCTGACAAGTGTGCATGGCGTAACAGACATGTTGACAGTTTGGTTAACCGAGTTTGTTCAGACATTGGGCCATCACGGCCAGTCGCCAAAGGGAGTGCGACTATGGGAAACACCAGCACAGACCGATCCGCGCAGATGGCCTCCGCGATCACCAGCACCGGAATGGTGCTTCTGATCGGGTTCGATCAGCTCGAACAACCGCAACTGGGGATGCCTTTCGCCGGAGCGCGTTGCGAACATCTGCCCTATGCCCTGGTGCAGGCCGCGCTGTCGTCGATCCAATGCGTCGACATGATCGTCTCGCCGCTGCTGACCGACGAGTTCGACGCGATGGACCTGGCCCAGCAGCTTCAGCTCGGCGGCTATCGCGGGCTTTACGTCGTGGTGACCCCGGTTCTGCCCGATACCGAGATCATCCGGCGGGAAATCGCCGCGCATTGTCCGAAGCTGACGGTGCATATGATCCCGCGCGCGCGGCATTAGCAGGGCTTCCGCCGCGGTCGACAGGATCGGCGCAAGACGGCGCTGCCGCCCAGCGGCACCTCCGCGCTCACCCGGCCGTCAGACCGGTGCGGTAGCGCGCGGCATTCTCGCGATAGTGACGCGCGGACCGGCGCAGCCCTTCGATCGCATCGGCATCGAGCTGGCGCACGAATTTGGCAGGCGCGCCCATCACCAGGCTGTTATCGGGGATTTCCTTGCCCTCGGTCACCAGCGCCCCCGCGCCGATCAGGCAGTTCCGCCCGATCCTGGCCCCGTTCAGCACCGTCGCGCCCATCCCGATCAGGGTATTCTCGCCAATGGTGCAGCCATGCAGCATCGCCTTGTGGCCAATGGTACAGCCCGCGCCGATGGTCAGCGGATAGCCCATATCGGTATGGCAGACGGTGTTTTCCTGGATATTGGTCCCCTCGCCCACCGTGATCGGCTCGTTGTCGCCGCGCAGCGTGGCGCCGAACCAGACCGAGGCGCCCGTCCCGAGGATCACCTTGCCGATCACATTGGCATCGGGCGCGATCCAGACATCGCCGTCCTCGGGCAGGGTCGGCGTAACTCCGTCAAGCGTGTAGAGGGTCATGGCAGGGCCTCGAATTCGGCCTGAAGCGCGCGCACATGCCCGGTCAGGCCGGGCTGCTGGCTGCGTCTCAGGCGGGTGGCGGTCAGGATGGTCTTGAGCTTCTCTTCGGTGGCGTCGAGATCGTCATTCACCAGCACGAAATCGTAGCCGTCCCAGTGGCTGATCTCGTCCCAGCTTTTCTGCATCCGTCCGGCGATGGTCTCGGCTGTGTCCTGGCCGCGGTCGACCAGACGCCGGCGCAGCTCAGCGATCGAGGGCGGCAGCAGGAAGACCGACAGCGTGTTCGGGCCGAGCGCCGAGGCGCGGATCTGTTGCGCCCCCTGCCAGTCGATATCGAACAGCACGTCCTGCCCGGCCTCGATGGCGGCCCGCACCGGCGCCTCGGGCGAGCCGTAGAAATTGCCGAAGACATGGGCATGTTCCAGCATCGCGCCCCGCGCCACCTGGGCCTTGAAGGCGGGCTCGGTCAGGAAATGGTAATCCTTGCCGTCGATCTCGCCGGGCCGCGGCGCCCGGGTCGTGGCCGAGACCGAGAACGCGATTTCGGGGTCCCAGGCACGCAGCCTGCGGGCCAGGGTCGATTTGCCCGCGCCCGAGGGCGAGGACAGGATGATCAGCAATCCGCGCCGTGCCGCCATCGGTTCTTACTCCACGTTCTGGACCTGTTCGCGCATCTGATCGATGGCCGCCTTGAGGTCAAGCCCGACCCGGGTCAGCCCGGCCGACTGGGCCTTGGAACAGAGCGTGTTGGCCTCGCGGTTGAATTCCTGCATCAGGAAGTCGAGCCTGCGACCGACCGGCTCGCCGGAGGCCAGAAGCGCCCTGGCGGCGGCGACATGGGCGCGGAGCCGGTCGAGTTCTTCGGTGACATCGGCCTTGACCGCGATCATCGCCAGTTCCTGCGCCACCCGGTCGGGATCGGCCCCCGCGACCGCCTCCATCACCCGGGCGAGGCTCGCCCGCAGCGTTTCCCCGATCTGGTCGCGTCGGGCCTCGGCGGCCTCGGCTGCGCGGTCGGTCAGTGACGAAATTGTGGCGAGATGGTCGCAAAGCACCCGTTCCAGTGCCGCGCCCTCGCTGGCCCGCATTGTCATGAATTCGTCAAGAAGCGGGGTCAGATCGGCGCTCAGCGCGGCCAGGAGCGGGGCGGTCTCGGGCTCGGGCTCGGCGCTCTCGGCCAGCCCGCGCAAGGCGAGGATCTCGACCGCGCTCGACGGCGCAAGCGACAGCCCCTGACGGGCCGCCTCGGCCTCGACATGACCCAGCATCGCCAGCACCGAGCGCAGGACCGCCGGGTCGATCTGCAGCCCGCCCCGCCCCGAATCGCGGGCCGAAATGCGCAGGTTCAGGGTCAGGCTGCCGCGCGTCACACGGCTCTGGACCGCCGCGCGCACCGCGGGTTCGAGCCCGGGCACCCAGTCCGGCAGGCGCAGACGGAGGTCGAGCCCCTTGCCGTTCACGCCGCGCAATTCCCATGTCCAGGCATGGGTTTCCGTCTGCCCGGACCGGGCGGCAAAGGCGGTCATCGACTGCAACATGGAGCCGTTAACCTTCGGTATAGAAAAGGCGCGAATACGTGGCCATTTTGTGGCAAATTCCTTTCAACGGGGATCGTCCCGCGATAGCACTTATGGCAGGGGGCGACAATGTCGCGGTCACGCTGCCCGCGGCGATACCGAGATGCAAGGAGACTGCCATGGCGGAGTCCGAGACCCATCCCCGCGCTGCGGTGATCGCATTGTCGGGATATCGAACCGGTGGCGCCCTGTCCGCCCTGGACGACATCGAACGCTACTGGACGCAGCTGCGCGACGATCAGGGCGGTCTGCCCAGCCGGACCCAGCTTGACCCGCGCGGATTCTCCCGGGCGCTGTCGAACTGTTTCGTGGCCGAGGCCATGGCACCGCGCCACCTGCGGCTGCGGCTGACCGGCCAGCACATGACCGATCTGATGGGCATGGACATGCGCGGCATGCCGCTTTCGGCGATGATCCTGCCGGAATCGCGCCCGGAGCTGGAAGACAAGATCGAGGCGCTCATGACCGGCGATGGCACAGCGCTCCGGCTGACGCTGATCTCGCCGCGCAGCTATAACCGGGCGGCGCTGTTCGCGGGCATGCTGCTGCTGCCCCTGGCGCGCGAGAACGGCACCCCCGCCAAGATCCTCGGTGCGCTGGCAACGGTCGGCACCGTCGGCTGGACGCCCCGGCGCTTCCAGATCCTTGGCGAGACCGCCAATCCCGCCCAGCGCCCTGCCCTTGCCGAGGGCGAGAGTGGCCGCCCGAAACTGACGGTCATCCAAGGCGGCGTCGAGGAACCCGAACCGGCCTGCTGAATTTTCCGAACTGTCCTGCGCGGGGCCCGGGCGACGGGGATCGCCCGTCCGGATCAAGACACCCGCCCGCCAGGAAGGTGCGCGGGGTTTTTATTTTAAATCCGACAGATGCAGCCGCTATCTCATGCAATGCGGCAAGACTGGGGCAGCGGCGGCGCCAGGCCGCTCCTGCCCGTCCGGCCCGATCACATCGCCGCGGCCGCGGCCGCGGCGTCATTGCGCGCCGACAGTTCCTCGGCCACGAGGAAGGCCAGCTCCAGCGCCTGGCTGGCATTGAGCCGCGGGTCGCAGGCGGTGTGATAGCGCGAGGACAGATCCTCGTCGGTCACGGCGCGCACGCCGCCGGTGCATTCGGTCACGTCCTTGCCGGTCATCTCGAAATGCACCCCGCCCGGGATCGAGCCCTCGGCCTTGTGCACGGCAAAGAACTCCTGCACTTCGCGCAGCACCGCATCGAAGGGCCGGGTCTTGAACCCGCTCGCCGATTTGATGGTGTTGCCATGCATCGGGTCGCAGACCCAGAGCACCTCGGCCCCCATCTCGCGCACCACGCGGATGAGCCGCGGCAGGTGATCGCCCACCTTGCCCGCGCCGAAGCGCGATATCAGCGTCAGCCGTCCCGGCACATTGTCGGGGTTCAGCTTCCCGATCAGGACCTTGAGATCGTCCTCGACCATCGAGGGGCCGCATTTGAGCCCGATCGGGTTCATCACGCCGCGGCAGAACTCGACATGCGCGCCGTCGATCTGACGGGTGCGGTCGCCGATCCAGATCATGTGGCCCGAGCCAGCGATCCAGTTGCCCGAGGTCGAGTCGATCCGCGTCAGGGCCTCTTCATATTCCAGAAGAAGCGCCTCATGCGAGGTGAAGAAGTCGACCGACGAGAGCCCGTTCATGGTCTCGCCATTGACACCCGCCGCGGTCATGAAGGCCAGCGTGTCGCTGATCCGGTTGGCCATGTCGCGGTATTTCTCGGCCTCGTCGCGCTCGAGAAAGCCCAGCGTCCAGGCATGCACCCGGTGGATATCGGCAAAGCCGCCCTTCGAGAAGGCGCGCAGCAGATTAAGCGAGGCCGCGGCCTGGGTATAGGCCTGCAGCATCCGCGACGGGTCGGGGATGCGCGCCTCGGGGGTGAAATCGAAACCGTTGACGATGTCGCCGCGATAGCTGGGCAGTTCGGTCCCGTTCAGGGTCTCGGTCGCGGCCGAACGCGGCTTGGCGAACTGGCCCGCCATCCGGCCGACCTTGACCACCGGCACCTTGGCGCCCCAGGTCAGCACGATGGCCATCTGCAGAAGCACCTTGAAGGTGTCGCGGATGGTGTCGGCGGAAAATTCAGAAAAGCTCTCGGCACAGTCGCCGCCCTGCAGCAGGAAGGCCTTGCCCTGCGCCGCCTGTCCGAGTTTCGCCGTCAGGTTCCGGGCCTCGCCCGCGAAGACCAGAGGCGGATACTTGGCAAGCTGCGCCTCGACGGCGGCCAGTGCCGCCGGATCGGTGTAATCGGGCATCTGCACCCGCGGGCGCGCACGCCAATCCGATTTCTGCCAGGTCGTCATCGTCATGGTTCCATGCTCGTCATCAGTTCCGGCCTTATAGGTCGTCGGGGCGCATCCGGCTACCCGGAATTCGCCCTGTGCCCGGGCACGCCGCGATCCGCATGCAATCCGCGCGCGCCGGACGGTCGGTTCGGCAACGCTGCGCAACACCGCGCCGGGCCTTGATCCCGGCAGGCAAACCTGTATCGCTGATCGGACAAGACGCGCGGAGGGACCTTTGCCAGCAGCTCCCGAGAGATACGGCCCAAGCTTGGCGGCCGCTGCCGAAGGGCGGACGCAAGACCTCGTTTTCGTCCTGCTCGACCGCTTCACGATGATGAGCTTCGCGGGTGCCATCGAGCCCTTTCGCATCGCCAACCGGATGGCAGGCCGG is part of the Rhodovulum sp. MB263 genome and encodes:
- a CDS encoding ATP-binding protein, whose protein sequence is MNESLGLSIIAGVPVPVLLIGADERISGMNGAAEALFGAAGAGRHYITVLRHPALLDCVEEALRLRQPRRARYPRSALGRDTTYDVTASPLVGVAAGGVVLSFTDISDLEQAGQIRRDFVANVSHELKTPLTALMGFIETLRGPARDDESARERFLGIMAREAERMNRLVADLLSLSRVEAEERMRPGARVDVAALLRSAVQTLRPLAEEAGVALTLSGAEAEAPVLGDEDQLTQVFHNLIENGIKYGGSGGVLRLEMTRSERELAFRGPGLRVDVIDEGEGFDPVHIPRLTERFYRVDNHRSREMGGTGLGLAIVKHIVNRHRGRFRIDSTPGKGSTFSVTLPTI
- a CDS encoding PstS family phosphate ABC transporter substrate-binding protein, which gives rise to MSLAKLTASALAIAAVSATAAAARDNVQVAGSSTVLPYASIVAEAFGENFDFPTPVVESGGSSAGLKRFCEGVGETSIDIANASRAIKDKEVEACKANGVSDIIEVRIGYDGIVFASQLNGPAFTAFTPADIYRALAAELPVDGKMVANPNATWADANPELPAVDIAAFIPGTKHGTREVFEEKVLIQGCEETGAMAEMEAMGLDEKAAEKACKTVRTDGRSVDIDGDYTETLARIDSNPNGIGVFGLAFYENNTDTLKVATMSGVAPSTETIASGDYPVSRPLYFYIKKAHIGVIPGLKEFAEFFVSDEMAGPDGPLAAYGLVSDPELAATQAKVANEETMSN
- the gmk gene encoding guanylate kinase, giving the protein MAARRGLLIILSSPSGAGKSTLARRLRAWDPEIAFSVSATTRAPRPGEIDGKDYHFLTEPAFKAQVARGAMLEHAHVFGNFYGSPEAPVRAAIEAGQDVLFDIDWQGAQQIRASALGPNTLSVFLLPPSIAELRRRLVDRGQDTAETIAGRMQKSWDEISHWDGYDFVLVNDDLDATEEKLKTILTATRLRRSQQPGLTGHVRALQAEFEALP
- the pstC gene encoding phosphate ABC transporter permease subunit PstC — protein: MPVFWLVLILLALGALGFVLGRRRALGGAGGDIRLLHSLPAYYGTNVALVTMVPAFLMLGVWLLVQPVAIDARVSALLPEAAITGGTTRGLVMSDVRRVAEGLDKAVAEGEMTRREARDIRAGFTDIRNRLGAVGVALGSNVGAPELYAAQRYRTLSGEGRIAMTVAVLALAMGGFALSLIRTTPTFRARNSVETGIRYALIFAATVAILTTIGIVLSLIFNTIDFFRLYPAREFFFGTTWSPSFGGGSELGILPLLWGTFYISVIALAVSVPIGLFAALYLSEYASSHVRAVAKPMLEVLAGIPTIVYGLFALLTVGPLLLKVFGQDGVGLMQAGTAVITAGLVMGIMLIPFVSSLSDDIINAVPQSMRDGSLGLGATRSETVKQVVLPAALPGIVGAILLAASRAIGETMIVVLGAGAAAKLSMNPFDAMTTVTAKIVSQLTGDADFASPEALVAFALGMTLFVITLGLNIFALYIVRKYREQYE
- a CDS encoding gamma carbonic anhydrase family protein encodes the protein MTLYTLDGVTPTLPEDGDVWIAPDANVIGKVILGTGASVWFGATLRGDNEPITVGEGTNIQENTVCHTDMGYPLTIGAGCTIGHKAMLHGCTIGENTLIGMGATVLNGARIGRNCLIGAGALVTEGKEIPDNSLVMGAPAKFVRQLDADAIEGLRRSARHYRENAARYRTGLTAG